A genomic window from Thermodesulfobacteriota bacterium includes:
- a CDS encoding alpha-D-ribose 1-methylphosphonate 5-triphosphate diphosphatase — translation MRGDFIVRNARLSTPSGILEGMSMRVEDGRIAGIRAGELRGPREINAGGNLLLPGFVDIHSDAIEKGIEPRPNTFFPVDVAVHELDKKIAGCGVTTVYHSLSFAEMEVGLRSNGMAAGIVRQVNGLSGCLRVRTKVHVRFEVTDGGAVPVLERLIRDGQVHLFSFMDHSPGQGQFRDIGAFKRYYGPVYRKSDREMDDIIARKLEARGNGWERELKRLVGLCGERGIAVASHDDDSPEKIAWLKGLGVGLTEFPVNLPAAAAARELGIRVCLGSPNVVRGGSQAKNLDAREAIRLGCGDILCSDYSPMTLLHAVTALTRLGILPLHEAVEMASLHPARAVGIDAFTGSLEEGKDADLLIVDDEGAVPRILKTFVRGREVFSSC, via the coding sequence ATGCGCGGCGATTTCATCGTGAGAAACGCCCGCCTTTCGACGCCGTCGGGGATCCTCGAGGGGATGTCGATGCGCGTCGAGGACGGCCGGATCGCCGGGATCCGCGCCGGGGAGCTGCGGGGGCCCCGGGAGATCAACGCCGGCGGGAACCTCCTGCTCCCGGGATTCGTGGACATCCACTCCGACGCCATTGAAAAGGGGATCGAGCCGCGCCCCAACACCTTCTTTCCGGTCGACGTCGCGGTCCACGAGCTGGACAAGAAGATCGCCGGTTGCGGCGTCACGACCGTGTACCATTCCCTCTCGTTCGCGGAGATGGAGGTCGGGCTGCGCTCCAACGGCATGGCGGCCGGCATCGTCCGGCAGGTGAACGGTCTTTCCGGCTGCCTCCGCGTGCGCACGAAGGTCCACGTGCGGTTCGAGGTCACGGACGGCGGCGCGGTGCCCGTCCTCGAGCGGCTCATCCGGGACGGCCAGGTCCACCTCTTTTCCTTCATGGACCACTCGCCGGGACAGGGGCAGTTCCGCGATATCGGTGCTTTCAAGCGGTATTACGGGCCGGTCTACCGGAAAAGCGACAGGGAAATGGACGACATCATCGCGCGGAAGCTGGAGGCGCGCGGAAACGGGTGGGAGCGGGAGCTGAAGCGGCTGGTCGGGCTGTGCGGTGAACGGGGGATCGCGGTGGCCTCCCACGACGACGATTCCCCGGAAAAGATCGCCTGGCTGAAGGGGCTGGGGGTCGGCCTGACCGAGTTTCCCGTCAATCTGCCGGCTGCCGCGGCGGCGAGGGAGCTGGGGATCCGGGTCTGCCTGGGCTCGCCCAACGTGGTGCGCGGCGGATCGCAGGCGAAGAACCTGGACGCGCGGGAGGCCATCCGGCTGGGGTGCGGCGACATCCTCTGTTCCGACTATTCCCCGATGACGCTGCTCCACGCGGTGACGGCGCTGACCCGGCTCGGCATCCTGCCGCTGCACGAGGCCGTCGAAATGGCCAGCCTCCATCCCGCGCGCGCCGTCGGGATCGACGCGTTCACCGGGTCGCTGGAGGAGGGAAAGGATGCGGACCTGCTGATCGTAGACGACGAGGGAGCGGTTCCCCGGATCCTGAAGACGTTCGTCCGGGGAAGGGAGGTGTTCTCGTCCTGCTGA
- a CDS encoding sigma-54 dependent transcriptional regulator: protein MPKKLLVVDDDAMMRSFLSAVLREEGYAVEEQGSGTGALEALRRSEFDLVITDLRMPDLSGMEVMREGRALRPEARWVIVTAYGSIGGAVEAMKAGASDYLTKPFRDPDELRHVVRRVLREAEAEARISLLSEELGKRFPPAEMIFLGGKMAEVHRLVREVSPTTATVLVTGPSGTGKELVARVIHASSPRREKPFVAVQCSALAETVLESELFGHERGAFTGAAALRKGRFELADGGTVFLDEIGDISPSVQVKLLRVLQERSFERVGGTRPIEVDVRIVAATHRDLKAEAAAGRFREDLYYRLNVFPIALPRLADREEAIVPLAEYFAGKFAAAFGKKVSGLSAGASEALRRYPWPGNVRELQNVIERAVILAAGEIDTVHLRLDTAPAVASPGEGALRASERETIRKALAETGGNRTQAARVLGISLRTLQYRIKEFGL, encoded by the coding sequence GTGCCGAAGAAGCTGCTGGTCGTCGACGACGACGCGATGATGCGCTCGTTCCTCTCCGCCGTGCTGCGGGAAGAGGGGTACGCGGTGGAGGAGCAGGGGAGCGGGACCGGGGCGCTCGAAGCGCTGCGGCGTTCCGAGTTCGACCTCGTCATCACGGACCTGCGCATGCCGGATCTCTCCGGCATGGAGGTGATGCGGGAAGGGCGCGCCCTCCGCCCCGAGGCCCGCTGGGTCATCGTGACGGCCTACGGCTCGATCGGCGGCGCCGTGGAGGCGATGAAGGCGGGCGCTTCGGATTACCTGACGAAGCCTTTCCGCGACCCCGACGAGCTGCGCCACGTGGTGCGCCGGGTGCTTCGGGAAGCGGAGGCGGAGGCGAGGATCTCGCTGCTGTCCGAGGAGCTCGGGAAGCGCTTCCCCCCGGCGGAGATGATTTTTCTCGGCGGGAAGATGGCGGAGGTGCACCGGCTGGTGCGGGAGGTGTCCCCGACGACCGCGACCGTCCTCGTCACGGGGCCGAGCGGAACGGGGAAGGAGCTGGTCGCGCGCGTGATCCACGCGTCGAGTCCGCGCAGGGAAAAGCCGTTCGTGGCCGTGCAGTGCTCCGCGCTTGCGGAGACCGTCCTCGAAAGCGAGCTGTTCGGGCACGAGCGCGGCGCGTTCACCGGCGCGGCCGCCCTGCGGAAGGGGCGCTTCGAGCTGGCGGACGGAGGGACGGTTTTCCTCGACGAGATCGGCGACATTTCGCCGTCGGTGCAGGTGAAGCTGCTCCGGGTGCTCCAGGAGAGGTCGTTCGAGCGCGTGGGGGGGACGCGGCCGATCGAGGTCGACGTCCGCATCGTGGCGGCGACGCACCGGGACCTCAAGGCGGAGGCCGCGGCCGGGCGCTTCCGCGAAGACCTGTATTACCGGCTGAACGTGTTTCCGATCGCGCTTCCCCGGCTTGCGGACCGTGAAGAAGCCATCGTTCCGCTGGCGGAATATTTCGCGGGGAAGTTCGCCGCCGCCTTCGGGAAAAAGGTTTCCGGGCTCTCCGCGGGCGCGTCCGAGGCGCTCCGGCGATACCCGTGGCCCGGAAACGTCCGGGAGCTCCAGAACGTGATCGAGCGGGCCGTGATCCTCGCCGCGGGGGAGATCGACACCGTCCACCTGCGGCTGGACACCGCCCCGGCGGTTGCGTCGCCGGGCGAGGGCGCGCTGCGCGCGAGCGAACGGGAGACGATACGGAAGGCGCTTGCGGAAACCGGCGGGAACCGCACGCAGGCCGCCCGGGTGCTCGGGATCTCCCTTCGGACCCTTCAGTACCGGATCAAGGAATTCGGGCTGTAG
- a CDS encoding ATP-binding protein, producing MRTAVPAVLRGALFAFLLLSSAAVLYSTFLNARTIRSLAESSLESTALALSFSAESALRLSGDRRGEDVREILSDRVVAFALIADAGGKILFHTNPARVGRSLEEGGLRTWLQGGRPHGRRVTLGTGLPAYEYNYVLHRPDGGAELLRLVIHTARADLLLGDIRRMWWAVGAALAVLWGVGIALERVLTRQLRLQEEAGRRERLALIGQMTAALSHEIRNALGSVKGYTQWVDEKVDPSDPRKQGLAFALKGMGRIESLVNELLLYARQETYAIGPVDLRALAEPLVREETAGWGGRAETEFGDGARAMADPEKLRRVLSNGIRNAVQAMGGEGSLRVSARPEGNRVRLRIEDSGPGIPESERDRLFTPFHTTKTDGTGLGLAYSKKAIEGMRGSIALRNREGGGAVLEIFLPMER from the coding sequence GTGCGCACCGCCGTTCCGGCGGTCCTGCGCGGCGCCCTGTTCGCCTTCCTGCTGCTCTCCTCGGCGGCGGTCCTCTATTCGACGTTCCTGAACGCCCGGACGATCCGTTCCCTGGCGGAGAGTTCCCTCGAGAGCACGGCGCTGGCCCTCTCCTTCTCGGCGGAAAGCGCGCTTCGGCTGTCGGGGGATCGCCGGGGGGAGGATGTCCGGGAGATCCTGTCCGACCGGGTCGTGGCGTTCGCCCTGATCGCGGACGCCGGCGGGAAGATCCTCTTCCACACGAATCCCGCCCGGGTCGGGCGCTCCCTGGAAGAGGGCGGTCTCCGGACATGGCTCCAGGGCGGCAGGCCGCACGGACGGAGGGTCACGCTGGGGACGGGGCTTCCGGCCTACGAATACAACTACGTCCTCCATCGCCCGGACGGCGGCGCGGAGCTCCTCCGATTGGTGATCCACACGGCGCGCGCGGATCTGCTCCTCGGCGACATCCGCCGGATGTGGTGGGCGGTCGGCGCGGCCCTCGCCGTCCTGTGGGGCGTCGGCATCGCCCTCGAGCGCGTCCTGACGCGGCAGCTTCGCCTCCAGGAAGAGGCGGGCCGGCGGGAGCGCCTGGCGCTGATCGGGCAGATGACCGCCGCGCTGTCCCACGAGATACGGAACGCCCTCGGGAGCGTGAAGGGCTACACGCAGTGGGTGGACGAGAAGGTGGATCCGTCCGACCCGCGGAAGCAGGGGCTCGCGTTCGCCCTGAAGGGGATGGGGAGGATCGAGTCGCTCGTGAACGAGCTTCTCCTGTACGCGAGGCAGGAAACGTACGCCATCGGGCCGGTCGATCTCCGGGCGCTGGCGGAACCGCTGGTCCGGGAGGAGACCGCGGGGTGGGGCGGAAGGGCGGAGACGGAATTCGGCGATGGGGCGCGTGCGATGGCCGATCCGGAGAAGCTGCGGCGCGTCCTGTCCAACGGGATCCGGAACGCGGTCCAGGCGATGGGCGGGGAAGGCTCCCTGCGGGTTTCCGCGCGCCCCGAGGGGAACCGGGTCCGGCTGCGCATCGAGGACAGCGGGCCGGGGATCCCCGAGTCGGAGCGGGACCGCCTGTTCACTCCTTTCCACACGACGAAGACCGACGGGACGGGGCTCGGTCTGGCATACTCGAAAAAGGCGATCGAGGGGATGCGGGGAAGCATCGCGCTGCGGAACCGGGAGGGCGGCGGGGCCGTCCTCGAGATCTTCCTTCCGATGGAAAGGTGA